A window from Podospora bellae-mahoneyi strain CBS 112042 chromosome 1 map unlocalized CBS112042p_1, whole genome shotgun sequence encodes these proteins:
- a CDS encoding uncharacterized protein (EggNog:ENOG503PBMH) produces the protein MSRYTNARRRAAGLGRDAENPDLGKLKYCSDIQLNEEHPSVPFMPPGPSFNGANDIWSSFPRPIEKNDWVRRITGEQPPARVGESSQTSQAELGRLSSRSYSLRVGDSNDFATVWESIVIPALTDLLQQYCDSDFAVDVHNFPELSTDAVPRVIYITLSDHVDLSFEETIRTELAHAVPTRFHPIYLKFRRGDPQRSGMWWGQERGDHDDICEPRNITYRPTPVMGISIGPVQVADAASLGGFIKIGSELYAMSAAHAFEDAVKKGHARVHHPAKLDFPKITPSDPRAKQYVIGTVAMKTPSGTLGPSLTFQNTNFSAERTKVEMDWCLIGPVKNGKNIISVPSFQMDRCIAVEQTAPVEGNTEVYAMARTSGYSLGFVSDVPGLQRIVGHLRREWTVRQYSPFKHPRDSRASAPWQTLKQWVTSGMGVPGDSGAWLMRRSDNAVIGLIWGRNHDYGDPLERVRLTYFTPMVDILKDVQENVSLPSYSATDLARASDSQRTAVHLDPSRDPWNALASDVIQQHRHTQEDLIRDHFVDNNIPPSGAVFDRPPPAESGLSLMESLSEPIEASVLVAGRQTLPLYSEGHHSTSILRSQDRLLLGIGESVSVPGLSSSSSIHSSVGSMGEPFDATSAGNGVHIVEEQGVHEDIIEVEEPVRSKACFTATNPPAFPRLSFIRP, from the exons ATGTCCCGATACACCAACGCACGCCGACGTGCTGCCGGTCTAGGCCGGGATGCCGAGAACCCGGACCTGGGCAAGCTCAAGTACTGTTCCGACATCCAGTTAAACGAGGAACACCCATCTGTTCCTTTTATGCCCCCAGGTCCAAGCTTCAATGGCGCCAACGATATTTGGTCCAGCTTTCCCCGACCCATCGAGAAGAATGACTGGGTGCGTCGGATCACAGGGGAGCAACCCCCTGCTCGAGTAGGGGAGTCGTCCCAAACGTCCCAGGCTGAGCTCGGGCGCCTTTCATCTCGGTCCTA CTCACTTCGTGTGGGGGACTCCAACGACTTCGCCACGGTCTGGGAATCGATTGTAATTCCTGCCCTTACtgacctcctccaacaatACTGCGACTCTGACTTCGCGGTCGACGTACACAACTTCCCTGAGCTATCCACAGATGCCGTCCCCCGTGTGATCTACATCACACTGAGCGACCATGTGGACCTTTCGTTTGAA GAAACCATCCGTACCGAGCTTGCCCACGCAGTCCCCACTCGCTTCCACCCCATCTACCTAAAGTTCCGTAGAGGTGATCCCCAGAGATCCGGGATGTGGTGGGGCCAGGAAAGAGGCGACCATGATGACATTTGTGAGCCTCGCAACATCACTTACCGTCCCACCCCCGTAATGGGCATCTCGATCGGTCCAGTCCAAGTAGCCGACGCTGCTTCACTCGGGGGCTTCATCAAAATCGGCTCTGAGCTGTATGCCATGAGTGCCGCTCACGCCTTTGAGGATGCTGTCAAAAAGGGGCACGCCCGCGTTCATCACCCAGCTAAACTCGACTTCCCCAAGATCACACCTAGTGATCCTCGCGCGAAACAATACGTCATTGGGACTGTGGCTATGAAGACGCCGTCTGGGACACTTGGTCCATCGCTTACCTTTCAGAACACGAATTTCTCGGCAGAACGCACCAAGGTTGAGATGGACTGGTGTCTCATTGGACCGGTGAAAAACGGGAAGAACATAATCTCGGTGCCCAGTTTCCAAATGGATCGGTGCATTGCTGTGGAGCAGACGGCGCCCGTTGAGGGGAATACCGAGGTTTATGCCATGGCGAGGACAAGCGGGTATTCGCTTGGTTTTGTATCTGATGTGCCTGGGTTGCAGAGAATTGTCGGACATCTGAGGAGGGAATGGACTGTCAGACAGTACTCCCCTTTCAAGCACCCGAGGGACAGTCGAGCTAGTGCGCCTTG GCAAACGTTGAAGCAATGGGTGACTTCGGGAATGGGGGTGCCCGGAGACTCGGGGGCATGGCTGATGCGGCGCTCTGACAATGCGGTCATCGGGCTCATCTGGGGACGCAACCATGACTATGGTGATCCCCTCGAGCGAGTTCGTCTGACCTACTTCACCCCCATGGTGGATATCCTCAAAGATGTGCAGGAAAAT GTCTCGCTACCCAGCTACTCGGCCACAGATCTGGCACGGGCTTCTGATAGCCAGCGTACCGCAGTGCACTTGGATCCATCTCGAGACCCGTGGAATGCCCTGGCATCAGATGTGATTCAGCAGCATCGCCACACCCAAGAGGACCTCATCAGGGATCATTTCGTCGACAATAACATCCCTCCCTCTGGCGCAGTGTTCGATCGCCCACCACCTGCCGAGTCTGGTCTCAGTCTGATGGAGAGTTTGTCTGAGCCCATTGAGGCATCTGTTCTCGTAGCAGGTCGTCAAACACTGCCACTTTATAGCGAGGGCCATCACTCAACGTCAATTTTGCGCTCTCAAGATCGATTGCTTCTTGGAATCGGGGAAAGCGTATCAGTGCCCGGTCTttccagctcatcatccatccattcgAGTGTTGGATCCATGGGTGAACCTTTTGATGCTACATCCGCTGGAAATGGAGTGCACATTGTCGAAGAACAAGGCGTGCACGAAGACATCATCGAGGTCGAAGAGCCTGTCAGGTCCAAAGCCTGTTTTACTGCTACGAACCCCCCCGCCTTTCCAAGGTTGAGCTTCATTCGGCCGTGA